Within the Micromonospora citrea genome, the region TGACCGATCACGCGTACCCGATCAGGACCGACATGTCGACGGTGGTGGACGCCGCGCGTCGGGGCGACCAGGCGGCGTTGGACGCGCTCGTCTCGCACTACCTGCCGCTCGTCTACAACATCGTGGGCCGGGCACTGAACCGGTCGGCGGATGTCGACGACGTCGTGCAGAACACGATGTTGAGCGTCGTGCGAGGGCTGGCGGGCGTGCGCGACCCGCGGCTCTTCCGCTCGTGGCTGGTGGCCGTCACCATGAACGAGGTCCGCGCCTCCCGTCAGCACCAGCGCGCCACGCCGGCGCCGCCGGAGGACATCGACAGTGTGATCGACCCGGGTTCCGACTTCGAGGACCTGACCCTGACCCGGCTCCGCCTTTCCGACCAACGCCGCGAGGTCGCCCTGGCCACGCGCTGGCTGGACGACGACCACCGCCACCTGCTGTCCCTGTGGTGGCTGGTCGAGGCCGGTCACCTCTCCCGCGCCGACCTGGTCGACGCCCTGGGACTGGAGCCGCACCACGTGACCGTCCGCGTGGCCCGGATGAAGGCGCAGCTGGACACCGCTCGGTTGGTGGTGCGGGCCCTGGCCGCCCGGCCCGGCTGCGCGGGCCTGCTCGACACGGCCGCCGACTGGGACGGCCGGCCGGCGCCGGTGTGGCGTAAGCGGTTGGCGCGGCACATCCGGACCTGCGCGTACTGCCCGGACGCCACGTCGGACCTGGTCCCGGCCGAGCGGCTGCTGGCCGGCCTGGCGCTCACGCCGATCCCGGTCGCTCTCGCCTCGCACGTCACGCAGCGGATGCGTGCCGCCGCCGGCGCGTCGCGGGGTGCCGCGGAGGCGGGCGCGCACGCGAAGACCGCCGGGTTGCTGGGGCAGGCACTGTCCCTGCCCAAGGCCCTGGTCGGCGTCCTCGCGGCCGTCGCCGTGGTCGGCGGCGGAGGCTTCATCGTCTCCGGCTACTCCGCCGAGCCGAGCCGGCGGCCGGCGGGCGCGACGGGCGCGCAGTCGTCGACCGCGATCACCGTGCCCGCCGCCGAGCCGACCGGGCCCGCGCCCGCGTCGCCCTCCCCGACGGCGCTCGACAGGTCGCCGACCCCCTCACGATCGAGCCCCGCCGCCACGAAGTCGCCGACGCCGAGCAGGTCGCCGAGGACCAAGTCGCCGACGCCGACGAAGTCACCGACCCGGGCCGCCGCCACGTCCACCGGCGTGTCCGCGGCGGAGCAGCGGCTGCTGGTGCTGCTCAACGAGCGGCGCCGCGCGCTCGGGCTGCCCGAGGTGAGGCTGCGCACGACGGAGCATCGCGCCGCGGAGTCCTGCGTGAAGCGGAACCTGGACGCCGGCACCTTCGAGCACTGCGGCCACGAGGTCCTGTGGGCGTCCTCGGGCAACTCCTCACCCGAGCAGATGATCGAGGCGTGGTTCAACAGCCCCGGGCACAGGACCGCGCTGACCTACGCCAGCTCCCGCTACGCCGGCCCCGCCATCGTCTGGAACGGCACCCGCCAGATCGCCGCCATCAACATCGACTACTGAGGCTCTCGCAAGAGCGAGGCTTCCGCACGCGCAGGGCGCCGCAGCGCCGACGGCGCGACCGGCCCGACGCCAACCCGGCGCCGGGCCGGTCGGCTCAGTTCGCCGCCTCCGTCGTGCTCGGCACGGAATGACTCCCACATCCGCAGCGGGCGTCCGGACATACACCGTCTTGCATCGAGGCCATAGGCTCTCACCGACGGTGCCGGTAACCTCACCGGGAGACATCATGGTCCAGGGCGCAGCGGCCGACGACACACAGCCGG harbors:
- a CDS encoding sigma-70 family RNA polymerase sigma factor, which produces MTDHAYPIRTDMSTVVDAARRGDQAALDALVSHYLPLVYNIVGRALNRSADVDDVVQNTMLSVVRGLAGVRDPRLFRSWLVAVTMNEVRASRQHQRATPAPPEDIDSVIDPGSDFEDLTLTRLRLSDQRREVALATRWLDDDHRHLLSLWWLVEAGHLSRADLVDALGLEPHHVTVRVARMKAQLDTARLVVRALAARPGCAGLLDTAADWDGRPAPVWRKRLARHIRTCAYCPDATSDLVPAERLLAGLALTPIPVALASHVTQRMRAAAGASRGAAEAGAHAKTAGLLGQALSLPKALVGVLAAVAVVGGGGFIVSGYSAEPSRRPAGATGAQSSTAITVPAAEPTGPAPASPSPTALDRSPTPSRSSPAATKSPTPSRSPRTKSPTPTKSPTRAAATSTGVSAAEQRLLVLLNERRRALGLPEVRLRTTEHRAAESCVKRNLDAGTFEHCGHEVLWASSGNSSPEQMIEAWFNSPGHRTALTYASSRYAGPAIVWNGTRQIAAINIDY